From Lasioglossum baleicum chromosome 2, iyLasBale1, whole genome shotgun sequence, a single genomic window includes:
- the LOC143221261 gene encoding EF-hand calcium-binding domain-containing protein 11, protein MTSNVYKKRARKAFDYADTETTGSLTKRQYKIAMTAAFGYSPDKIEVEHIFRSTDRISYDEFEHWVLERSSANDTHVNSEMLFTLLDKNYKGYLVVDDFCSASTSVDLNIPPSVWGTVFKELDCRKKGYLDVNEFSHVLPTV, encoded by the exons ATGACGTCGAACGTCTACAAGAAACGCGCCAGGAAG GCTTTCGATTATGCTGACACGGAGACCACTGGATCGCTGACTAAACGGCAATACAAGATCGCCATGACCGCTGCTTTTGGTTATAGCCCGGATAAA ATTGAAGTAGAACACATTTTTCGATCCACGGATAGAATTTCCTACGATGAATTCGAGCACTGGGTACTTGAACGGAGTTCTGCAAACGATACGCATGTCAATTCGGAAATGCTATTTACTCTACTGGATAAGAATT ATAAAGGATATTTAGTGGTAGACGATTTCTGTTCGGCAAGCACGTCTGTCGATCTAAATATCCCACCCTCAGTTTGGGGAACGGTATTCAAGGAATTGGATTGTCGCAAGAAAGGATACCTCGATGTGAACGAGTTTTCGCATGTATTGCCGACAGTATAA